The genomic segment TCTTAATCACCTCCGCATGCTGATATTTGCTGCTATGTACAAATCAGAACTGTATGATTGAGAAATTATTGATACCACATGAGAACATTGAAATGTGAATTaacagacaaaaaaaaaaatgaagagtgTATCGGACCATTGGTTACTTCACAGATTAAGAGTTAGTTTTATGTTTTCCCTTCACCTACCAACAATATGGATTCTGTTGTTTATAAATCCAGCCACCTGACACGTTAAAACCATCAAATTGTCTAAGAGCTTGAAAATTAGCTTTTAGTCTtcataattatttcaaataaagtaGTAGTATCAAATAATTGATTCGTTCAATTGGTGCTCCAATGGTATTCATTAATACGAGTTCAAGTGTTTAAATGGTGAAGTAAATCTAATCTACTGGGGTTAGCCCAGTGGTTATAAGAGGATTTTTATAATCTTCTTCACTCTCATATTCGAGATTCGAATTCTGTGCCCAACAGTTGGGGGTGGAAATAATTTGAGGAGGGATGGGATAGtaagaaaaaaaagtgaaataaaTCTACAGAGTaactgaaaataaaaagaacaaTCGATGCTCTAGGGAAAAAAGATAGATATATGAaacaccaaaaagaaaaggtttATGCGTTATTTACCTAAGTAatcaaatttttattagatatCATTATTGTAGTCcaaaattttttgttctttttataaTAGAGATTTTGCTATTTGAAAAGGCGATTTCAAAATTGCTATTTCACATGGCGACTTTAAAGTCGCCATTTGAGAGGAcgattttaatttatttatatttagtCACCGCTTGTTTTTAACTCGCTTACCATCAAATCATTTAAAAGTTGTCATCTCAAATGGTCTCTACCTTagaaagaattaaaaattttggaCTAATTTTGAAATTCTAATGGTAAAAGCCCTCAAACGATTAATTATAATAGTAATAGACCCCATaacaaataagaaaattatgcaCCAAGCCTCTAATgtttcaaaatattatttaagcATCTGGTAAATGACTAATATTTTGAATGAATTCGTGTAAAATGTTTTTGTACAAGTATACATACTTAgagaaaattagaaaacaaaaaaaaagaagaaaaagaaaaagaaaaagcaagcaAACAATGGCCCCTCGCATATGACTTAAAAATAGCAGCAATAATAATGAAAACCTTAAAGGAAAATGTAGTGTTCAAGGGCTATTTTGTAATTATCTCTTTCACATattcttttacattttttggtCCTACTTTCGTGTACTCTTAACCATCATGAATTACTTCCTATCTTTTTTGTAGGCTAATTATAAGTTGCCAAAAGAAGATGTTTTTTTTAATGAGTACCAACTCGTTAACACACCTAAATTCTATTCAATTTATAATCTATATAcacatattaataattattatccttttttatatttataaagtTTATAACATCTAAAATACATCATAAAAAAAgcaagcaaaataaaaaaagttaaatCTAACCCACCAAAATTTTGGGGAAATAAAAAATGGGGAACCTAGCCTCACAATCCAGTTTGTACTTATTTTTTTCAAACACGATAAATTATATTCTATATTCACTTTTACTCTACAATGAGGAGAAGGACACTTACTCCTACTCTACACTTCATCGGATTAGACAGGTGCAAAGGCACCTACTCTTAGACAAAAATGCAGATCAAGAGATTTTTTTGACCTGCATCTAaggatagttttttttttagtggtCAACTACTCTAGGAGTAGGTTAATCCGGCTTGtacttttttatttaattcagCTTGTACTTACTGGGCAGTAAATCTATATCAGAAGATAAACATGACAATATCAACAGAGCTTGTCAGACACAAAAATCTAGCTCGGCTTTGATCCCCTCTTAACCCAATCCCCACTCGTCTCTCCATTAACTCCCTACCACGCGCCATTCCCTTTTGGGTTCTTTCTTTAGCGCGTCTATTGCAGCATTTAAAGAACGCGTGGTTTCTGTTAACTTAACGTCGGCGCGTGTGTAAATTCTTACTTGAGCCCTGGGACTCCTATTTCTACAATCTTCCTTTCTCCCCTATTCTGTCCCGGTGTGTGTTGtgcgttttttttttaaacaaataaataaatcggTGGTGATCGGAATTTTCCCACAAATTTATTTGGAGAAATTAGAGCAGGATGAAGGTTTTCGTGAAGACTCTCAAGGGCACGCACTTCGAAATTGAAGTTAAACCTGAAGACTCGGTAATTTGATCACACACACGCACTAGTGCTAGTTTTaatgttttaatttttgttttggtaATTGAGCTTATTAATATTAGGGTTTATGGAGTTAATCGAGTTAATTGATTTGTTTTCATGTGGGATTTGAGTGGGAATATTAGTTATTTTTTCAGGTTTAATTACGATGAATTTGTCGATTAGTTTTTGTAGAttgatttgattagtttttGTAAATTGATTTTAAACAGAAGTAATTATTCGACTGCAGTGAGTTTATGTCTGGTTTATGCGTGAATTGATTGTTTTTTattggaaattagggttttcttgacGCCATTTTTGCGGGGTGAGGAATTTGCTACTTTAATCGTGTAATTATTTTAGTTTCTATTGAATTTTCGAAGCTGAGATAGCTGAGATTGAAGTGTTtaagtgaagttgtttggaactTGTTCTGTGCAAATTTCGTGAGATTAATTAAGCAATgttgtttaattttctaatgtCGGTTCGTTTTCTGTGTACTAGTTTCATACGACAACTAAAATGTATCACTCGTCTTTTCTCTTTGCGAGAATATAATTATGTGTTAGAGATAGTTTACTGGTTTAGGATTCACCTGTGTGGAATGGAATTTGTTTTTCAGGTTACTGATGTGAAGAAAAGCATAGAAACTGCTCAGGGGGCAGAAGTTTATCCTGCTTCCCAGCAAATGCTTATCCATCAGGGGAAAGTTCTCAAGGATGGGACCACATTGGAAGAAAACAAAGTTGTTGAAAATAGTTTTATTGTCATCATGTTATCTAAGGTAAACTTTAGCCGTTGGCAATTTGGTGTGATGAAGTGGATTTGTTCTGGTAGTATGTTTAGAGATGTGCTTCAGCTGTAATTGGTGCCATGTGTTCCTTACACCATCACTCCTTCCAGGTTTCCTGCTTGAAATAATTTTACCTTTATAATGAGAAATGCTGGTTCTTGTGTATGTTGTGTGTGTGCCTTTAATGCTCAACTTATCCAGACGAGTAGCTGCTACCTATTGATCCTTTTCTTACTATTTTCTGCTTCATTAATGTTTATCTCAGTTAATTGTGATCTAAGTGTAATCTTAGCTGTGGCCTTGGGCTTCTCTGAACctattttttgtttgttgttttttgACTGAGGGGCAAAGAAGTGAAGATACAGATATTGTTTTGGCATTTGTCTTTCATCTGTTTTGCTACTTGAGATTCTGTTGATCATTGAATGGCTTCTGATTCTTTTATTATTGACTATGTGCTATTGCCTTCTTCCTTTATCTCCATGAAATATCTAGAGTAAGAGCTCACCGGGTGAAGGTTCGACAGCTTCAACTGCGGCCACAGCCAAGGTAGTGTTAcatatattttgttttattttgttggtATCATACCACCTAGGAAAGCTGGTTTTTAGGAGCTTTTCTTCCTTCTGAATCGGAAATGTATTCATTAGATACCTTATTTTGGAATTCACATGATTAACTTGGTTCCCGACTTGTCCCCACTATGCCATGCCCTTTTATTGATATACAATGATCATTAAAATCTAATGGAACACATTTCTAATTCAATTTGAATGCATTTTTGGACATCTTTTACTTCGTCGGTCAGTTTGGAGATTTCGCTTTCTTTGGATGTAGTCAGAAGCAAAAgttaattaacaaaaatattgTTTTGTGTTGAGAGTTTATAAAAAATGTGAGTTGTAGATGGCATTTATTTGTCTTAACCATCTCTCTTGGTAAGCTTTACTTATGTATTGTGCTTCTTATTGAGCATATATATTTGTTAATGTGCTTTACTGCTCAAGATATGTATGTAAACTTGCAGCTAATTTGTTTATGATTAACGAATCTGATTAGTTTGGAAGCCATGGCATAATTGATTTTATCTTCATGGTTCCCCTCTTCTTTTGTTTGCATATACATAGATGAGTACATCCCTTCTTTGGTTCCAGTGTTGCTATAGTTTATAATTTTGGTAGGTAGCACAATCAAGTGCCCCACCTGTTGCAGCTGAGGCTGCATCAAACCCTCAACCTGCTGTAGCTCAGACAGCATCAAGTCCTCAACCTCCAGCTGTAACTCCAGCACCATCAACAACTCAACCTCCTGCTGCAGTGTaagtttttcttctcttgttagTTGATTGAAAATTTTCCTACATTCCTCAAGGGTAGCAGTGGGTGTCTTGGtgtataccttttttttttaagggggagcaggtttggatttggaattttttttctccATGGTCTAAATTTGCAATCCCTCttctatagttttttttttttttggtaattggACTCGTTGTTTAGTAGAACTCCACAAGGGGCAGAGTTGGGAATGATTGGAAGAGTTATGTTAAACTTGGTTTTGTTTGTGGTCTACTCTGGATTATGAAACCTGGATTTTTGTTTTGCCCCCTATACTATGTGGTTCTGCTTGCTgtttattttcttctctttaaGAATCTTGCCTCGTTATTTAGCAAAAGTTCATCGGTTTAACCAGATCTGATGCTGATGTCTATGGGCAAGCTGCATCTACTTTAGTTGCTGGTAACAACCTTGAGGGAGCTATTCAGCAGATTCTTGATATGGGTGGAGGAACATGGGATAGGGATACCGTTGTTCGAGCCCTTCGCGCTGCTTATAACAACCCAGAGAGAGCTGTTGAGTATCTATATTCTGTAAGTACACATCCTTTTTGAGATGTTATTTGTATTGCAACTCCTAAGCATTCCCATATGCATGACATGCCTGTATAATGGCACACTTTGTTGCACAAATATCTTTCCAATCCAGTTTGCTATcattttctttcctaaattcttGTCAATTAGCAATTATCATAGAATAGTTCCCATGATAATTTCGGTGTCTCATCAATTTACTAATAATTCTGTGTTTTGTTGTTATTGCTGTATAAACTTGACATCAAAATTCTTATTGTTTGTGGGACCGGGGATAAATATGAAAAGATATGTTTGACATGATTCGAAAGTGTAGATGTTCTATTCCCTAGAATATGCTTTAAAAGGTTGATCTTTCAATATAAGATGCAATAGGAGTTGGAATTGGTATGATCTATGTAATTGTGGCGACATGTTTCATGTTTCATTTCTATGGTCCTCATGCAAACTTGCTTATAAGGAAGCCAGTGGCCAGGATGTAGTATTGTGACCTCATGTGTCCACTTTGGGCATCCTATTTCTACCTGTGTTACACGTTGAATTGGACCAATTTAAGGACTAacctctgttttttcttttcccactCACTTAACGGTGTTCTCTTTGAATTGTGATATTTCTTGTATCAATAAAATAGTATTTTCTTCTGCTGTGGCATTTCTAGATTAATGAGTAGAGTGCAGGAGCATGTTGAATAGGTTTCTCCTCCTTTCCTTCTTGTTCTTGCTTTTCTGCAGTAACTCGTGTAATGTGGTCATGCGATGTCTCTTATCCTGTTCTTACTATCTCCTTTATGCATCAGGGCATCCCGGAATCGGCTGAGGCTCCACCTGTGAGTGGAACTCCACCGAGTGGGCAGACCACTAGTCCACCAGCTCAGCTTCCCCCATCCACGCAACCTGCTGCTGTTCCATCAAGTGGACCAAATGCTAATCCGTTAGATCTCTTTCCCCAGGTACAGGCAGCGTATATCATCAACTGAGCTGAGGGCGATTTTCAAATTAGTAGACTTGACATTTTCTTGTTGCAGGGTCTTCCAAACTTGGGTTCAAACCCTGCTGGTGCAAACACTTTAGAATTTCTGCGCAACAGTCAGCAGGTATCACCTGTTTCCCATTTGCCCTTCCCTTTGTCCTACTGCCACAAGATTTATTAACATTCAACTTTTTTCAGTTCCAAGCATTGCGAGCAATGGTGCAGGCAAACCCTCAAATTTTGCAGGTATTATATGGCTTTATCTTTAAGGTTTTTATTTTGTCTCTTCAGTTCCGAGACTACCTcacattcttgtcttaattttcaGCCAATGCTCCAAGAGCTAGGGAAGCAAAATCCTCATTTGATGCGACTTATTCAGGAGCATCAGGCGGATTTCCTTCGTCTGATTAATGAACCTATTGAAGGAGGAGAAGGGtaactttcatgtttctttttctttttttttttaaattactgCAATGCCTTACTGAGCTTTCATGGTGGCTATTAGAAGGTCAATGAATCCATCTTCACGTGCTAATCCTTCCTTACAATCAGGAACATACTTGGTCAGCTTGCTGGAGCAATGCCACAAACTATACAAGTGACAGCTGAAGAGCGCGAAGCTATCAGACGTGTGAGTGTCTTTCATTCCAAGTCTTAAATTAGTTTGAATGTTTTTGACAAAATTAGATTTCTGAATCTGGTCATAGACTTAATTTGCTTACCATCAGCTGAGAGGATCTTGAATCCTATCTCAGCGGTGTGATGGGTTGTGCTATTTTTGGAAATTAAAAAGCCAATCGTTTATGGAATTTGTATACCAGAGTCAAGATCTTGGTTGGTTCTAAACTTTCGATTTGCAGTTGTGCCTTTGATGAATAGTTAATTTGTAATTCCCTCAGCtttaaaacatataaaaatgCACCAGTGTTCCATAGTAAGTGGTATTAATGTTGCCTTTAAAATTTTGCTTTTCCAGCTGGAAGAAATGGGGTTTGATCGCGCAACTGTGCTGGAAGTGTTCTTTGCTTGCAACAAGAATGAGGAGCTGGCTGCTAACTATCTCTTAGATCATATGCATGAGTTTGAGGAGTGAAATTAACTCTTAAGGCtgtattctctctctctctctctctcgactctcttttctttatttttttttcttttttaattgatACGCTTTGAATGAGTACATATCGTATTCCTTTGTTCTGGTGTCTTTATGCTTCTTCTCGAGTGCTGGAGAAGGCAGCAAACTTCAAAGTGTAACTATCCTGTCATATGTATGCTCCAGTGTCTTCTCTAGAAAACTTCTTCAGTAGTGTCTCTACAATTGGTTCATAAATACATAGCAGTTCTACTTCCTTGCCAACCTCCGTCATTGCATTGGCCTCAAAATTTGATCTCGTAAAAAACTAACCTGTTTTATGAGGTCAatattttgtttgacaaaatacAATGCTACTGTTTCAAAACATGTGCAGTGGGCATCCTATATCAGCAGAAGTTACTACTATTTGAGTGATTATAGATTTTAGCTTTTTTatcattaaaaaatttataattagaatataaaatcaatcaaaatatcataaaaattaattattcaaaattaaaatttataattagtTAAAATAATCGATCGAGAACAAGTCCAAGATGATTAGCAATGGCTTTGGACTGTTAAccttgaaaattcggcaaaattatGTGGACGTTCGTACAGGAGCTTCCAATCGATGGTTTAGTTACTGGTTTTAAATGTCTTTGGGGAACCTTCAGGAGCTTTGGCTCCAAATGGCACCTAATATGATACAGACCTATTGAATTTCTGCATGTTTGTTGCCGGAGTACTTTCAATTCCAAGCGATGCAGATATCTTCAAAGAAACCTGAGGTTCTCGACCTCAGAAGGCACAAAAACATGTTACCATCTCTACTTGTATGGAGAACTCAAGATTTTCGCAAAAAACATCAATCCCCAGAGACTTGGATTTTACCAGCAAATGCAACCCAGCTCATGCATGAAGCAGTTCAGTATGCTAACTAATTTAGGTACATTGTCGGCGCACAAATGAGAGGCTTTTCTAAAGTAAATATTGGGGGGCCGGCGGCCTCAACCGATCACCACCTCTGAACGCCAATGTCAGTAAGATAACTCATTTAAAAGGTGCGAAAAATAACGTTGGCCAATATGGTTGGAAATTATGTAGTATGTATTTGTCCATATATTGGTTTTATAAGagtatttattttaaaagaaaagaaaatcaaagttCTTTTCTGTCCTTGAGGTCGTCAACAGCTAAAAGGTATTATTATACTTGTCCTAAAAACTTCTGAAAGTTCCAGCAGTAAAATGAAAGATATAAAACTTTGATGAGCAATCAGGCTGGTTACCTAGGATATTGCATTTACCATCTAGTCCTCCTACTCTTTGATCCCAAGCATTTGAACTAATGATCAAGGTGTAAGGTGATTTGAGCGTCATTTTGTCAATGGATTTGGTTCGATTACTATCACATGTCAGAGTACGCTCCCGAAATTATAAGTCACTTATAGGAGTTCTTATAGATCACCCACCAGCACACCTCTTACACCTACAGTGAAATTCGAATACACGACGTTTTATAAGAAAATTATCTGTACTTATCAATTAAACCAACTTATGTTGGTGTCATTTTGTCATCAATGACATACAACATAACTAAAAGCTTGTTCAAAGATTGATTGCAGAATATCCATGTGATGAAGTAGGCACTTCTTGTGTCTCTGTGCATATAGGTAAAAGTAGTCGATCAAAATAAAAGGTGTGGGGACTAACGGACTGAATAGACTAAGTGGTCCAATTGCAAGGACTAGCTTCAGCAAGCGATGTCGAGTGGCATGGTGGCAGCAGAAATTTGAGGTTGGCAAAGTTTGGATGTGATGaacctttattttcttttgagcGGGATGTGATAGATGAACTTGAAAGAGGACAGTTCTTCTGGGGACCCCAACAAAAGCAGGCCTAAGTGGAATGAGGGCTTAAGGAATTGAAATGTGTCTTAGTACAGACAACATTTTGGTGAGTTGTGTGATTGTATGATAACCCTTTACGTACTAAACTTTTCCCCAGAAAAATCGATGATCAATAGACAAACTTGGGACATGGTCCAGCATTTACTGTGGAGCGTGCAAGAAATATAACTTGCTTGATGTTCTGATGTGCATCGAATCATCTAAAGATAAAGACAGATGCTAGAATATAACAATAGCATTATCATGTAGTGTTCCAAACTTTTTTCTTGCGTATCTTAACTGCTTTCAAAttactcttctttttctttgtttttagttttttgttggCCAATTCATTTTGTGTGTCCAAGATCCCTTTTTTACACTCTCAGCTCTGGAAGGAGAGCTAAAACTCTTCTAGCTTTATTCATTTGCATACCCACAAAATCTTGAACGAAATAAAGGAATAGTGCTTTCAGGAAAAATTCAAGGTGGAAGTCATTATCCTGCTATCTTGCCAACTTATGTAGATCACTTTATTTGTATGTTTGTCAACGCTAAAGtgatataattttcaaaaacaGAAGCGAGATCCCATAGTATTTTTAGTTGTTACAAAATCCTAATAATTTGGATATGGGATACTTCTACActtgtaatatatatatatatatatatatatatatatattgctacACTTGCTATTTTAAATTTTGATACCTGCAACAGTAGGAACGTACCAATAAAACGATAAGATTATCTTTTGCTCACGATTCTACAAATCTAGCTTTTGCTCTCAAAAATAACTAGatagtttgatttttttttttggtgttagGAGCTGCATTTGCACTTGGATATTAATCCGCAACATTTAGAGGGGTGGATTAACAACCACAAGGGTAATCCCAGAGGCTGTTTGGACACTAGGATCTAGAAGGAAGAGAATGAAAATCCATGAAAAAGTAGTAGCATATTACTTTGCATTGCACACAACTCCACATTCATGCATACATTTGCGACCAATCGTGCTAAAAGACACAAGTCGGTGGCAAAGATGAGGGAACGAAGAATGAGAAACACAAAAGCCGCTGACAGTCAAAAAGATAAGAATTTACATGATTTGTATGTACATATAAGACAATTACAAAAGGAGAAGCTTTCTTCAAAGGATAATAATCAATCCAGCTGAAAGACAATGAGTGTCTGTGTGCACTCATTTTCTGCGAGCAACCTGTCAAGGCAATGGTCAAGGCTATTTAATGacagtgaaaatgaaaatactgTTACACTAATCAATGCTTCGACAATGATCTTGATTCAAATCCAACCTTTCTTGTTTCAATATACTAATGACGTGTTATGCTCAATCATGAATTTTCAAAGCCCTTGCGGGACAAAATAAAGAAGCAACTTAAAGTCGTTGATACGAATTGATCTGGTTATAGTAAGCAATAATTGAACGATAAAAAAATCTGCTTAAGGAAGTATTCCACATCAAAACGTTTAAATGAGTTGAGGAATCCCAAAAATTGCGAATCTTCGCTTAATAagttactttcatttttcttaatcttCTAGACGTAacacagccaaaaaaaaaaaaattttttttttggacgaCAAAAAGGTCATCTCTCATGCCACAAAGCCCACATGCATGTACAACAGTTCAGGGAAATCCACGTATCTGTATCATTGATGGAGAAGAAGCCGGCATTGCTGCATGTGTTAGCAGAAAATCCAATGTTATTGACCGGTCATGTAGTGGAAGAACAGATGGTTGATATAGGAAGGGTGATGCTTCAAGGAACCATTTGATTTTTTTGTGCAGTGGAAAAGTTATGTAGGCAGCTGGGATATGCAGACAAACATATTTTGGATGGGCTGTGGTGCTTTGGGTTCAGTTATGTCATCTCTAACGCCATCTCTAACGTCATCTCTAACGTCATATCTAACAGGTTTAGACCACATATTGAGTTTTTGGGTGCAAATTTTTGTACATGACAGGCTTCAAAATCTAGCATGCAAAAGAAAGGCAGCAATGGTGTCACGATCTCATCTGTGGTTCACTTTCTTTTCATCCTTATCTAATCAAGTATAATGCGGGAGTTGTATCGAGAGAGTACTAGGTACTAATTTGTGTGTGTGCTTATCATGACCTGATTGACTAAGTTCTTCAGTGCATCGATtgatttctttctctctttttttttttgatgtaaaatttcgTACATGAGTGAGGAACGTTACTCCTagattttatcaagaaaaaaataacataaCATCCAAAAGtacagaaaaaaataaaaaa from the Coffea arabica cultivar ET-39 chromosome 11e, Coffea Arabica ET-39 HiFi, whole genome shotgun sequence genome contains:
- the LOC113719129 gene encoding ubiquitin receptor RAD23c-like, which encodes MKVFVKTLKGTHFEIEVKPEDSVTDVKKSIETAQGAEVYPASQQMLIHQGKVLKDGTTLEENKVVENSFIVIMLSKSKSSPGEGSTASTAATAKVAQSSAPPVAAEAASNPQPAVAQTASSPQPPAVTPAPSTTQPPAAVSDADVYGQAASTLVAGNNLEGAIQQILDMGGGTWDRDTVVRALRAAYNNPERAVEYLYSGIPESAEAPPVSGTPPSGQTTSPPAQLPPSTQPAAVPSSGPNANPLDLFPQGLPNLGSNPAGANTLEFLRNSQQFQALRAMVQANPQILQPMLQELGKQNPHLMRLIQEHQADFLRLINEPIEGGEGNILGQLAGAMPQTIQVTAEEREAIRRLEEMGFDRATVLEVFFACNKNEELAANYLLDHMHEFEE